A window of the Cannabis sativa cultivar Pink pepper isolate KNU-18-1 chromosome X, ASM2916894v1, whole genome shotgun sequence genome harbors these coding sequences:
- the LOC115706654 gene encoding uncharacterized protein At4g33100, whose product MGMLSRKDKKTSDSSSSSSSSTSPCANFRAAYHNCFNRWYSEKFVKGQWEKEECISEWQKYKACLSEHLDDKHLSRFLEAEKSVVDHCGQSR is encoded by the exons ATGGGTATGCTAAGTAGGAAAGACAAGAAAACCTCagattcatcttcatcttcttcttcttctacatCTCCTTGTGCTAATTTCAGAGCAGCTTATCACAATTGCTTCAACAg ATGGTATTCGGAAAAGTTTGTAAAAGGTCAATGGGAGAAAGAGGAGTGCATCTCAGAATGGCAGAAATACAAAGCATGTCTCTCT GAACACTTGGATGATAAACATTTGAGTCGTTTCTTAGAGGCTGAGAAGTCAGTGGTGGATCATTGTGGTCAATCTAGGTAA
- the LOC115706618 gene encoding aminopeptidase M1, which produces MAEFKGQSRLPKFAAPKRYDIKLVPDLQSCKFSGSVSIHVDIVSDTRFIVLNAADLTVHSGSVSFSEPKSSKVFKPSSVEIFEEDEILVVEFAETLPIGVGVLAIEFEGILNDKMKGFYRSTYEYNGEKKNMAVTQFEPADARRCFPCWDEPACKATFKITLDVPSELVALSNMPVIEEKVNGQVKTVSYQESPIMSTYLVAVVVGLFDFVEDHTSDGINVRVYGQVGKANQGKFALHVAVKTLELYKEYFAVPYPLPKLDMIAIPDFSAGAMENYGLVTYRETALLYDEQHSAAANKQRVATVVAHELAHQWFGNLVTMEWWTHLWLNEGFATWVSYLAADSLFPEWNVWTQFLDESVEGLRLDGLEESHPIEVEINHASEIDEIFDAISYRKGASVIRMLQSYLGAESFQRSLASYIKKHAYSNAKTEDLWAALEEGSGEPVNKLMNSWTKQQGYPVVSVKVNGQKLEFEQSQFLSSGSSGDGQWIVPITLVCGSYENRKSFLLEKKSESLDMPEYLGCSVTNSHAEPGTGASCTWIKLNVDQAGFYRVKYDEHLAMRLRHAIEKNYLSATDRFGILDDSFALCVARQQSFVSLLALMASYKEELEYTVLSNLIAVSYKIVRIAADAVPELRELIKQFFIGLFQNAAEKLGWQPKAGESHLDSMLRGEVLTALAMYGHDLTLDEASRRFHAFLDDRNTPLLPPDIRKAAYVGVMRRVSDSNRSDYESLLRVYRESDLSQEKTRVLGSLASCPDPKIILEVLNFLLTDEVRNQDVVFGLAVGIEGRELAWSWLKDNWEHISETWGSGFLLTRFVSAIVSPFASLEKVKEVEEFFATRSKPAIARTLKQSIERVKINAKWVESIHAEKNLADAVTELAYRKY; this is translated from the exons ATGGCTGAGTTCAAAGGCCAATCTCGTCTTCCCAAATTCGCCGCACCTAAGCGGTACGATATCAAACTCGTTCCCGACCTTCAATCTTGCAAATTCTCCGGCTCCGTTTCAATCCACGTCGATATCGTCTCCGATACCAGATTCATCGTTCTCAATGCCGCCGACCTAACCGTTCATTCCGGTTCCGTCTCATTCTCCGAACCGAAATCCTCAAAG GTCTTCAAGCCTTCAAGTGTAGAGATTTTTGAGGAGGATGAGATTTTGGTTGTTGAGTTCGCAGAGACACTTCCTATTGGAGTTGGAGTTTTGGCTATTGAGTTTGAGGGGATTTTGAATGATAAAATGAAGGGGTTTTATAGAAG TACTTACGAGTATAATGGCGAGAAGAAGAATATGGCTGTTACACAGTTTGAACCAGCTGATGCTAGGAGGTGCTTTCCTTGTTGGGATGAGCCCGCTTGCAAG GCTACGTTCAAAATTACATTGGATGTACCATCTGAATTAGTAGCCCTTTCCAACATGCCAGTCATTGAAGAAAAAGTTAATGGACAAGTCAAAACGGTCTCATATCAAGAGTCACCGATAATGTCTACATATTTGGTGGCAGTTGTTGTTGGTTTGTTTGATTTTGTGGAAGACCATACATCTGATG GGATCAATGTTCGAGTATATGGTCAAGTTGGTAAAGCAAACCAAGGAAAATTTGCATTGCATGTTGCTGTTAAGACCCTTGAATTATACAAAGA ATACTTTGCCGTGCCATATCCTTTGCCCAAGTTGGATATGATTGCTATCCCTGATTTTTCTGCTGGGGCCATGGAGAATTATGGTTTGGTCACTTACCGTGAAACAGCTTTGCTCTATGATGAACAACATTCTGCTGCTGCCAACAAGCAAAGG GTTGCAACTGTTGTAGCCCACGAACTTGCACACCAATGGTTTGGCAATCTTGTTACTATGGAATGGTGGACACATTTATGGCTGAATGAGGGATTTGCGACATGG gtgagttaCTTAGCTGCTGATAGCTTGTTCCCCGAGTGGAATGTGTGGACTCAATTTCTTGATGAATCTGTTGAGGGTCTTAGACTTGATGGGCTTGAGGAATCTCACCCTATTGAG GTGGAGATAAATCATGCCTCTGAGATTGATGAAATATTTGATGCAATAAGCTATAGAAAAGGTGCTTCTGTTATCCGGATGCTACAAAGCTACCTTGGTGCCGAAAGTTTCCAG AGGTCACTTGCCTCGTACATAAAAAAGCATGCTTACTCGAATGCAAAGACCGAAGATTTATGGGCTGCTCTTGAGGAAGGATCTGGTGAACCAGTGAACAAACTAATGAATTCTTGGACAAAACAACAAGGATACCCAGTTGTCTCTGTCAAAGTCAATGGTCAGAAGTTGGAGTTTGAGCAG TCACAATTTTTATCAAGTGGTTCCAGCGGGGATGGGCAATGGATTGTCCCAATAACATTAGTTTGTGGCTCATATGAAAACCGCAAAAGTTTCCTACTGGAAAAGAAGTCTGAATCACTTGACATGCCCGAATACCTAGGTTGTTCTGTTACAAACAGCCATGCAGAGCCCGGAACAGGTGCTTCTTGCACTTGGATAAAACTTAATGTTGATCAGGCTGGTTTCTACAGGGTGAAATATGATGAGCATCTTGCAATGAGACTGAGACACGCAATAGAGAAGAACTACTTGTCTGCAACTGACAGATTCG GCATTTTGGATGATTCATTTGCCCTTTGTGTGGCGCGCCAGCAATCTTTTGTCTCTTTACTTGCTTTGATGGCTTCTTACAAGGAGGAGCTTGAATACACTGTCCTCTCTAATCTAATAGCT GTGAGTTATAAGATAGTAAGGATTGCAGCTGATGCTGTACCTGAGCTGCGGGAGTTAATCAAACAATTCTTTATTGGTCTTTTTCAAAATGCAGCAGA GAAGCTTGGTTGGCAACCGAAAGCGGGTGAAAGCCATTTAGATTCTATGTTAAGAGGAGAAGTTTTGACTGCCCTCGCAATGTATGGACATGATTTGACACTCGATGAAGCAAGTAGGCGTTTCCATGCTTTCTTAGACGACAGAAATACACCACTCCTCCCCCCTGATATTAGAAAG GCAGCATATGTGGGTGTAATGCGGAGAGTTAGCGATTCGAACAGATCAGATTACGAATCCCTTCTGAGAGTCTATAGGGAGAGCGATCTGAGCCAGGAGAAAACACGCGTTTTAG GTTCCTTGGCATCTTGTCCAGACCCTAAAATAATTTTGGAAGTTCTAAACTTTTTGCTGACTGACGAG GTTCGCAATCAAGATGTTGTTTTCGGCCTTGCTGTTGGCATCGAAGGACGCGAACTAGCTTGGTCATGGCTTAAG GATAATTGGGAGCACATCTCAGAAACCTGGGGTTCTGGATTTTTACTTACTCGCTTTGTCAGTGCAATCGTCTCACCG TTTGCTTCATTGGAAAAGGTGAAGGAAGTAGAGGAGTTCTTTGCAACCCGATCGAAGCCGGCCATTGCTAGAACATTGAAGCAGAGCATTGAGCGGGTGAAGATCAATGCAAAATGGGTTGAGAGTATCCATGCTGAGAAAAATCTTGCTGATGCTGTGACTGAGTTGGCTTATAGAAAGTACTGA
- the LOC115706627 gene encoding protein phosphatase 2C 77, whose translation MEEMSPAVAVPFRVGNSVCDNSTIVATTTTTNHNMDVTRLKLMTDTTDLLSDSVVVVPNKAIVEPSSSSCPEEEEEEDCDCDCSSSSVINGLDMISQNKSNCVSSVDDSRESEEEDCLSVEGDQVLDGSGSVASECSSLEDFFGFEAITDVGATTTTLSSVDIEKSLYSVDVVAKITSLGESNVVGDTVSVRIEEIGCGGGDGSCSKPLSVEKGGVVVRSVYEVDYVPLWGYTSVCGRRPEMEDAVASVPHLLKIPIQMLIGDRVIDDMMNKYLSHQTAHFFGVYDGHGGSQVANYCRERLHLAMMEEIEYIKEGLIHGRIKDSCEEQWRKAFMNCFLKIDAEVGGQASLDPIAPETVGSTAVVAVICSSHIIVANCGDSRAVLCRGKEAIALSADHKPNREDEYARIEASGGKVIQWNGHRVFGVLAMSRSIGDRYLKPWIIPEPEVTFLPRAKEDDCLILASDGLWDVMTNEEVCELARKRILIWHKKNGGTLPLERRGEDIDPAAQAAAEYLSNRALQKGSKDNISVIVVDLKSQRKFKTKT comes from the exons ATGGAGGAGATGTCTCCTGCGGTTGCAGTGCCATTTAGAGTAGGCAATTCAGTCTGTGATAACTCAACCATAGttgctactactactactactaatcATAACATGGATGTCACAAGACTTAAGCTAATGACAGATACTACTGATTTGCTATCTGATTCTGTTGTTGTTGTGCCTAATAAGGCGATAGTAGAACCGAGTAGTAGTAGTTGCCCCgaagaggaggaggaggaggattGTGATTGTGattgtagtagtagtagtgttATTAATGGTTTAGATATGATATCTCAAAACAAAAGTAATTGTGTTTCTTCTGTTGATGATTCTCGTGAAAGTGAGGAAGAAGATTGTTTATCGGTTGAGGGTGATCAAGTTCTTGATGGTTCGGGCTCTGTGGCTAGTGAGTGTAGTAGTTTAGAGGATTTTTTCGGTTTTGAGGCTATTACTGATGTGggagcaacaacaacaacattaagTTCTGTTGATATTGAGAAGAGTCTTTATAGTGTTGATGTTGTTGCTAAGATCACAAGTTTAGGGGAGTCAAATGTTGTTGGTGATACTGTCTCGGTTAGGATTGAAGAAATCGGTTGTGGTGGTGGTGATGGTTCTTGCTCGAAACCATTGTCTGTGGAGAAAGGGGGAGTGGTGGTTCGTAGTGTTTATGAGGTGGATTATGTTCCTCTTTGGGGATATACTTCGGTTTGTGGTAGAAGACCTGAGATGGAAGATGCAGTTGCTTCTGTACCTCATCTTTTAAAAATTCCAATCCAAATGTTGATTGGTGATCGAGTAATCGATGACATGATGAACAAGTATTTGTCTCATCAAACTGCTCATTTCTTTGGTGTATACGACGGTCATGGAGGTTCTCAG GTTGCAAACTATTGTCGCGAACGCCTCCATTTAGCAATGATGGAGGAGATAGAGTACATTAAAGAAGGCCTAATTCATGGTAGAATTAAGGATAGTTGTGAAGAGCAATGGAGAAAGGCATTCATGAATTGTTTTCTTAAGATTGATGCTGAAGTTGGAGGACAAGCTAGTCTTGATCCCATTGCCCCAGAAACCGTTGGTTCTACTGCGGTTGTTGCTGTTATTTGCTCGTCTCATATCATAGTAGCAAACTGTGGAGATTCTAGAGCGGTTCTTTGTCGTGGGAAAGAAGCTATTGCTCTCTCAGCTGATCATAAA CCAAACAGGGAAGATGAATATGCTAGGATTGAAGCATCTGGAGGCAAAGTCATACAATGGAATGGACACCGTGTGTTTGGCGTTTTGGCTATGTCGAGATCAATTG GTGATAGATACTTAAAACCATGGATCATTCCCGAACCAGAAGTGACATTCCTTCCCCGAGCAAAAGAAGACGATTGCCTAATTCTAGCAAGCGACGGTCTATGGGATGTCATGACGAACGAAGAAGTATGTGAATTGGCTAGGAAACGAATACTTATATGGCACAAAAAGAACGGCGGTACACTTCCTTTGGAGAGGAGAGGCGAGGACATCGATCCTGCAGCACAAGCAGCTGCAGAGTATCTTTCGAATCGAGCCCTTCAGAAAGGAAGCAAAGACAACATCAGTGTCATTGTGGTTGATTTGAAATCTCAAAGAAAGTTTAAGACCAAAACATGA